The Bos indicus isolate NIAB-ARS_2022 breed Sahiwal x Tharparkar chromosome X, NIAB-ARS_B.indTharparkar_mat_pri_1.0, whole genome shotgun sequence genome has a window encoding:
- the LOC139181224 gene encoding uncharacterized protein: MPSNLPAAPGPAVPSDQQASSPAVPLPQQASGPTAPSPQQASSPTAPSLQQPTSPTPPGPTAHSPQQPPGPTPPWLRSPLTPVAPWHHSPLTPATPLPNTPLTPAAPWPHSPTPPQQDPGPAAPSPQQPPDPTPPLAPAAPWPHSPPCPSSPLAPQPPHPSSPMAPTPIIPAAPWYHILLTPAAHGPTPHHSGSPLVPHSPHPSSPWPHTPWPSSPLTPVARWPHSPLTPAATWPHTPLAQQPPGPTAP, translated from the coding sequence ATGCCAAGCAACCTCCCCGCAGCACCCGGCCCCGCAGTCCCCTCAGACCAGCAGGCTTCCAGCCCTGCAGTCCCCTTACCCCAGCAGGCTTCTGGCCCCACAGCCCCCTCACCCCAGCAGGCTTCCAGCCCCACAGCCCCCTCACTCCAGCAGCCCACTAGCCCCACACCCCCTGGCCCCACAGCCCACTCACCCCAGCAGCCCCCTGGCCCCACACCCCCTTGGCTCCGCAGCCCCCTAACCCCAGTAGCCCCCTGGCACCACAGCCCCCTTACCCCAGCCACCCCCTTGCCCAACACCCCCCTCACTCCAGCAGCTCCCTGGCcccacagccccaccccaccccagcaggaCCCTGGCCCCGCAGCCCCCTCACCCCAGCAGCCCCCTGACCCCACACCCCCCCTTGCTCCAGCAGCCCCCTGGCCTCACTCCCCACCTTGCCCCAGCAGCCCCCTGGCCCCACAGCCTCCTCACCCCAGCAGCCCCATGGCCCCAACCCCCATCATTCCGGCAGCCCCCTGGTACCACATTCTCCTCACCCCAGCAGCCCATGGCCCCACACCCCATCATTCCGGCAGCCCCCTGGTACCACATTCTCCTCACCCCAGCAGCCCATGGCCCCACACCCCCTGGCCCAGCAGCCCCCTCACCCCAGTAGCCCGCTGGCCCCACAGCCCCCTCACCCCAGCAGCCACCTGGCCCCACACACCCCTGGCCCAGCAGCCCCCTGGCCCCACAGCCCCCTGA
- the LOC139181451 gene encoding cancer/testis antigen 47A-like isoform X2: MSTTGDGDLTHGGQEGPTGAVGAQAGARDGVDRNSEPRRGDSMPEAEAGAAVGASGGPREAALEGGNAEEDSDIRPAEEREVEEQAQGVNRFVVSRHFPMSGFSLTVLNLMHSMMNRLSDNHIILPPNDDRVLVWYQTRPRLSDHSSAAVAGLSEVQVPLDVSGEGPAEEAPDQKVEQAEEAQEAQQAEEAQEAKAPEEASLWETATKESEEPSLREMPQEPVAPEKTAECQDENSKEEAQGTRSEGKEKKYNRKQEEPEKGLDPAKDRPRKSSLED; encoded by the exons ATGTCTACCACGGGGGATGGAGATCTGACCCATGGCGGGCAGGAAGGCCCAACAGGTGCAGTGGGGGCCCAGGCCGGAGCCCGTGACGGTGTGGACCGCAACTCTGAGCCTCGCAGGGGTGACTCCATGCCTGAGGCTGAGGCAGGTGCAGCTGTGGGGGCTTCAGGAGGCCCGAGGGAGGCGGCCCTGGAGGGCGGGAACGCTGAGGAAGACTCCGACATCAGGCCGGCTGAGGAAAGGGAGGTGGAGGAGCAGGCGCAGGGCGTGAACCGCTTCGTGGTCTCGCGCCACTTCCCCATGAGCGGCTTCAGCCTAACGGTCCTAAATCTGATGCACTCGATGATGAACCGTTTGTCCGACAACCACATCATACTTCCGCCAAATGACGACCGCGTGTTGGTCTGGTACCAGACCAGGCCGCGCTTGTCTGACCACAGCTCAGCCGCCGTGGCCGGGTTATCCGAGGTCCAGGTACCATTGGATGTATCGGGGGAGGGGCCGGCTGAGGAAGCCCCGGATCAGAAGGTGGAGCAGGCTGAGGAAGCCCAGGAGGCGCAGCAGGCGGAGGAAGCCCAGGAGGCTAAGGCACCCGAGGAGGCCTCTTTATGGGAGACGGCCACCAAGGAGTCTGAGGAGCCCAGCTTGCGGGAGATGCCACAGGAGCCTGTCGCCCCTGAGA AAACAGCTGAATGCCAGGATGAGAACTCCAAAGAAGAGGCGCAGGGCACCAGAAgtgaggggaaagaaaagaagtataaCAGAAAACAAGAAGAACCAGAAAAGGGTCTGGACCCAGCAAAGGACAGGCCCAGAAAGTCCAG TTTGGAAGACtag
- the LOC139181451 gene encoding cancer/testis antigen 47A-like isoform X1, giving the protein MSTTGDGDLTHGGQEGPTGAVGAQAGARDGVDRNSEPRRGDSMPEAEAGAAVGASGGPREAALEGGNAEEDSDIRPAEEREVEEQAQGVNRFVVSRHFPMSGFSLTVLNLMHSMMNRLSDNHIILPPNDDRVLVWYQTRPRLSDHSSAAVAGLSEVQVPLDVSGEGPAEEAPDQKVEQAEEAQEAQQAEEAQEAKAPEEASLWETATKESEEPSLREMPQEPVAPEKTAECQDENSKEEAQGTRSEGKEKKYNRKQEEPEKGLDPAKDRPRKSRYLCIALKITQLFPGIYQFCFCFLILGVN; this is encoded by the exons ATGTCTACCACGGGGGATGGAGATCTGACCCATGGCGGGCAGGAAGGCCCAACAGGTGCAGTGGGGGCCCAGGCCGGAGCCCGTGACGGTGTGGACCGCAACTCTGAGCCTCGCAGGGGTGACTCCATGCCTGAGGCTGAGGCAGGTGCAGCTGTGGGGGCTTCAGGAGGCCCGAGGGAGGCGGCCCTGGAGGGCGGGAACGCTGAGGAAGACTCCGACATCAGGCCGGCTGAGGAAAGGGAGGTGGAGGAGCAGGCGCAGGGCGTGAACCGCTTCGTGGTCTCGCGCCACTTCCCCATGAGCGGCTTCAGCCTAACGGTCCTAAATCTGATGCACTCGATGATGAACCGTTTGTCCGACAACCACATCATACTTCCGCCAAATGACGACCGCGTGTTGGTCTGGTACCAGACCAGGCCGCGCTTGTCTGACCACAGCTCAGCCGCCGTGGCCGGGTTATCCGAGGTCCAGGTACCATTGGATGTATCGGGGGAGGGGCCGGCTGAGGAAGCCCCGGATCAGAAGGTGGAGCAGGCTGAGGAAGCCCAGGAGGCGCAGCAGGCGGAGGAAGCCCAGGAGGCTAAGGCACCCGAGGAGGCCTCTTTATGGGAGACGGCCACCAAGGAGTCTGAGGAGCCCAGCTTGCGGGAGATGCCACAGGAGCCTGTCGCCCCTGAGA AAACAGCTGAATGCCAGGATGAGAACTCCAAAGAAGAGGCGCAGGGCACCAGAAgtgaggggaaagaaaagaagtataaCAGAAAACAAGAAGAACCAGAAAAGGGTCTGGACCCAGCAAAGGACAGGCCCAGAAAGTCCAGGTATCTGTGTATAGCTTTGAAAATAACCCAGCTATTCCCAGGCATTTAccaattttgtttttgctttttaattctcgGAGTAAATTAA